In Plasmodium gaboni strain SY75 chromosome 14, whole genome shotgun sequence, one genomic interval encodes:
- a CDS encoding putative enoyl-CoA hydratase, whose translation MAFAKWLFSNVRYNKIILYNSHVNCKKKKTCSYLIKRYINTQRGNDIASSVPSEKDKIFDGEENINMKNPSVSDNKVACEEERQYFMNHKYVDFFRDESRNIGLITFKNMNEKKNIFYNFLEELKNVLEHVNNIISNEENNTFYIKEFKNKENYLIKNIKNCIPYYDNKLKILIIHSVMDNNIFLNSLDYNSYLKNDEDTNVEISNTFRFLCNTIQQLPIITISNINGLCLNSGIDLILSTDFKISKENSLFGFDKMHIGLYPYGGSCQKLFRHIPINYAKYLLLTNKIINAQDALKINLIDICIKKNENFFIQNSNIYFEQNLSNEQIFSIIKQNIINYFKDIFQHHLFQKKINDDSFIFTLFYSFQFLFIPTYILQNIKLGITEGLSFNDVNSYLDYDKHMFEKCINSTPRLDILNYIKKKKNE comes from the coding sequence atggCTTTTGCAAAATGGCTGTTTTCTAACGTAAGGTATAATAAAATCATTTTGTATAATAGCCACGTCAATtgtaagaaaaaaaaaacatgTTCCTATTTGATAAAAAGATACATAAACACACAAAGAGGTAACGATATTGCCTCATCTGTTCCGAGTGAGAAAGATAAAATTTTTGATGgagaagaaaatataaatatgaaaaatcCTTCAGTAAGTGACAATAAGGTTGCTTGTGAAGAAGAAAGGcaatattttatgaatCATAAATATGTTGATTTTTTTCGAGACGAGAGTAGAAATATTGGTTTGATaacttttaaaaatatgaatgagaagaaaaatatattttataattttttagAAGAATTAAAGAATGTATTAGAACATGTAAATAACATTATTTCGAATGAAGAGAATAATACATTTTACATCAAAGAgtttaaaaataaagaaaattatttaataaagaatataaaaaattgtattccatattatgataataaattaaagatattaataatacatagtgttatggataataatatatttttaaattcattagattataattcatatttaaaaaatgatgaagataCAAATGTTGAAATATCAAATACATTTAGATTTTTATGTAATACTATACAACAATTACCTATTATAACCAtaagtaatataaatgGTTTATGTTTAAATAGTGGTATAgatttaatattatctaCCGATTTCAAAATATCTAAAGAAAATAGTTTGTTTGGCTTTGATAAAATGCATATAGGTTTATATCCATATGGAGGTAGCTGTCAAAAATTATTTAGACATATCCCAATAAATTATGccaaatatttattattaacaaataaaataattaatgCACAAGATGcattaaaaataaatttaatagatatatgtattaaaaaaaatgaaaatttctttatacaaaattcaaatatatattttgaacAAAATTTATCAAATGAACAAATCTTTTCAAttattaaacaaaatattataaattatttcaAAGATATTTTTCAACATCATCTtttccaaaaaaaaattaatgatgatagttttatttttactttatTCTATTCATTccaatttttatttataccAACATATATATTGCAAAACATTAAATTGGGTATCACTGAAGGATTGTCATTTAATGATGTTAATTCTTATTTGGACTATGATAAACATATGTTTGAAAAATGTATTAACAGTACACCCAGATTggatatattaaattatattaaaaaaaagaaaaatgaataa
- a CDS encoding putative 60S ribosomal protein L7-3 has protein sequence MAKDKKQQKKPSKKTPAPCPLSTKVKVKKEIKKEKKLGIRDNPLIFEKKKRSNIIGVGVRAKKDLSKYVKWPRYIRIQRKKKILLQRLKVPPSINQFNHTLPKSQTQDLLNFLKAYKPESKTDKKQRLLNKAKEALNNNVTKDKKPLFLKYGINHITKLVENKKANLVVIANDVSPIELVLFLPALCRLKEVPYCIVKDKATLGKLVHKKTATAVCLESVKKEDQEKLDYFAKVCKENFNDNVDLRRKWGGQKMSAKSMLLKKMKDKARKIEEAKKKEISAKL, from the exons atg GCTAAAGATAAGaaacaacaaaaaaaacCCTCTAAAAAAACTCCAGCACCTTGCCCCTTATCAACAAAAGTAAAAgtgaaaaaagaaataaagaAGGAAAAGAAATTAGGAATTAGAGATAACCCCTtaatttttgaaaaaaaaaagagaagCAATATTATTGGTGTTGGAGTACGTGCAAAAAAAGATTTATCGAAATATGTTAAATGGCCTAGATATATAAGAATAcaaagaaagaaaaaaattttgttaCAAAGATTAAAGGTTCCTCCTTCAATTAACCAATTTAATCACACACTTCCTAAGAGTCAA ACACAAGATTTATTGAACTTTTTAAAGGCTTATAAACCTGAATCCAAAACCGATAAAAAACAGAGATTGTTAAATAAAGCAAAAGAGGCTTTAAACAATAATGTTACAAAAGATAAAAAGCCACTATTTCTTAAATACGGAATAAATCATATTACCAAATTAGTTGAGAATAAAAAGGCTAATCTTGTTGTTATAGCTAATGATGTATCCCCAATTGAATTAGTTTTATTTCTTCCAGCCTTATGCAGGTTGAAGGAAGTACCTTACTGTATTGTTAAAGACAAAGCTACCTTAGGAAAGCTTGTACATAAAAAAACAGCAACTGCAGTATGTCTTGAAAGTGTAAAAAAGGAAGACCAAGAAAAATTAGACTACTTCGCAAAAGTTTGTAAAGAAAACTTTAACGATAATGTTGATTTGAGAAGAAAATGGGGAGGACAAAAAATGAGTGCTAAATCCATgttattgaaaaaaatgaaagatAAAGCAAGAAAAATTGAAGAAGCCAAAAAGAAGGAAATATCGGCCAAATTATAa
- a CDS encoding putative 60S ribosomal protein L5: protein MAYVKVVKNKAYFKRYQVKYRRRREGKTDYRARKALILQDKNKYNAQKLRFVVRKTNSQIICQIACAHIEGDKILAEAKSKELIRYGIPVGLKNYAAAYATGLLCARRFLKSLNLDTQFVGVEKVTGEEENNEDKEDEEGRKPIKAFLDVGITRTTTGNRVFAALKGACDGGLNIPHGNNRFPGSKNEFNPEQLRKNILGIHVAEYMKTLQEEDNDKYKTHFNDYLKNNIGADDIEQMYLTAHEKIRQNPEKESKDKKNVKKFVSKHEKPKKLNAKLRKKRVKEKLALYVEKLQ, encoded by the exons ATGGCATATGTAAAGGTTGTTAAAAACAAAGCATACTTTAAAAGGTACCAAGTGAAATATAGAAGAAGAAGAG AGGGCAAAACTGACTACAGGGCTAGAAAAGCTTTAATATTACAAGACAAGAATAAGTATAATGCTCAAAAGCTTCGATTTGTTGTTCGTAAAACAAATAGTCAGATAATATGTCAAATAGCTTGTGCTCATATTGAAGGAGATAAAATATTAGCAGAAGCAAAGTCAAAAGAATTGATAAGATATGGAATCCCTGTTGGATTAAAGAATTATGCAGCTGCTTATGCCACTGGTTTATTGTGTGCTCGCCGTTTTTTAAAATCTTTAAATTTAGATACTCAATTTGTAGGTGTTGAGAAAGTAACAGgtgaagaagaaaataatgaagataaaGAAGATGAAGAAGGAAGAAAACCAATAAAAGCATTTTTAGATGTTGGTATAACAAGAACAACAACAGGAAATCGTGTATTTGCTGCATTGAAAGGAGCTTGTGATGGTGGTTTGAATATTCCTCATGGAAATAATAGATTTCCAGGTTCTAAAAATGAATTCAATCCTGAGCAgttaagaaaaaatattttagGTATCCATGTAGCTGAATATATGAAAACATTACAAGAAGAGGATAATGACAAATACAAAACGCATTTCAATgattatttgaaaaataatattggAGCTGATGATATCGAACAAATGTATTTAACTGCACATGAAAAAATTAGACAAAATCCAGAAAAAGAATCAAAGGATAAAAAGaatgttaaaaaatttGTATCTAAGCATGAAAAACCTAAGAAACTTAACGCCAAACTTAGAAAAAAGAGAGTCAAGGAAAAg ttgGCTTTATATGTTGAAAAATTACAATAA